The window TTGTCGCTTTAATAACTAATTTACGGGCACGTAGAACATTTTTCTTGATTTGATAATAATTAAGGCCCATTTCTAAATTACAGCACTTGGTAAATTTAATAAAAATCTACTTCTGTAAAATTTTAATCTGATGTTCGCCAAGTGATACTATGGATGTCAAAGAGATGATTCCAATCATAGTTTATGATAATCAATGTTATTTGTGTGTAAAATTTGCAAAAGTAGTGGAATTTCTTACAAGAGGTAATTTAACAATGATTGGACATTATTCCGATATTGGTACAGAACTGAAAAAATCAATTTTGGGTGAATCAGCTTTGGAAATGTTTTGGTTTATAGACAATAATACAGCCTTTGGTGGAAGAGCAGCTCTAATACCATTAATTAAAGCAATTTTTTCTGCAAAAAAGAAAAAAATGAATAAAATTCAAGAAGATGAGAATTGTGAGCAAGAATGCAAAACGGTAAAAACTGTATTCATACGATCTGCAAGTTTATTCTCAAATAGCAAAAAAATAGATTTCTAGTAAATCTAAATAATGCATCAAGACTTTACGTCATAACGATGAAAATTAGAGTAGAAAATCCAAAAAATTCTAAAAAAACCATGATGCTTTGCGGATTTGTTTTAGAAGATTCAGATAAAGTGTTAGGATTGGAAAAAGTAGATGCTAAAATCATTTCTTCATTAAAACAATCAATTAAGGATATGGGGGGAATGTTTGGCAAGATAGTATTCATTCCAAGTGAAGGAAAAACGTCTCGAATACTTTTAGCTGGATTAGGTAAAAAAGAGAACTTCACTAATGATACTATAAGATTTGTTTCAGGTAAAATTGCGCAGAAAGCAAGAGAGTTAAAATTAAGAGAATTTTCCATAATTGCACCTCCAAGTTCTATAGTGGAACCAATTTCAGCTGTATCTCAAATAGTGGAAGGGTGTAAAATGTCATTATACAAATTTGAAAAATATAAATCAAAAAAGGAAAATATCATCCCAGATCTTACAATTCTAGTTTCTAAATCAGAAAAGATTTCTAAGATGATAAAAACTTCAGATATTATTTCTGATGGAGTTTTATTCACAAAAGATATTGCAAATTTACCACCGAATGACTGTACACCTACAACTTTAGCAAATGTTTCAAAGATTTTATCAAAAAAGAACAGAATGAAGTGTAGTATAATTTCAAAAAAGGAACTCGAAAATAAAGGGTTTGGTGGAATTGTTGCGGTTGGTCAAGGAAGTAAAAACGAACCCAAACTAATAATCTTGGAACATCGTATGGGTTCTCGAAATGAAAAACCGATTGTATTAGTTGGTAAAGCAGTAACGTTTGACACAGGTGGTATTTCATTAAAACCAGGTGAGAAAATGGATGAGATGAAATTCGATAAGTGTGGTGGATGTACAGTGATTGGAATAATGAAAGCAGTGTCAGAATTAAAACTCCCTATAAACATAGTAGGAATAATTCCATCAGTTGAAAATATGCCAGGTGGTGAATCATATAGACCAGGAGACATCATAAAATTATACAGTGGTAAGACTGCAGAGATTTTAAACACAGATGCAGAAGGTAGAATAATTTTATCTGATGCATTATCTTTTGGAGAAAAACAATATTCACCAAAAGCAATTATTGATTTTGCAACATTGACTGGTGCTTGTATAATTGCACTAGGAACAAACGTAGCAGGCATTATTTCAAATGATGAAAAACTAACACAGAAAATTATAGAATCATCAAAAAGGACAACCGAAGAAGTATGGGAACTTCCATTAAATAATGACTATATGGACATGATAAAATCAGATGTTGCAGATATGAAAAATGTTGGAATTG is drawn from Candidatus Nitrosarchaeum limnium SFB1 and contains these coding sequences:
- a CDS encoding hypothetical protein (hypothetical protein Nmar_1171) produces the protein MDVKEMIPIIVYDNQCYLCVKFAKVVEFLTRGNLTMIGHYSDIGTELKKSILGESALEMFWFIDNNTAFGGRAALIPLIKAIFSAKKKKMNKIQEDENCEQECKTVKTVFIRSASLFSNSKKIDF
- a CDS encoding leucyl aminopeptidase, with translation MKIRVENPKNSKKTMMLCGFVLEDSDKVLGLEKVDAKIISSLKQSIKDMGGMFGKIVFIPSEGKTSRILLAGLGKKENFTNDTIRFVSGKIAQKARELKLREFSIIAPPSSIVEPISAVSQIVEGCKMSLYKFEKYKSKKENIIPDLTILVSKSEKISKMIKTSDIISDGVLFTKDIANLPPNDCTPTTLANVSKILSKKNRMKCSIISKKELENKGFGGIVAVGQGSKNEPKLIILEHRMGSRNEKPIVLVGKAVTFDTGGISLKPGEKMDEMKFDKCGGCTVIGIMKAVSELKLPINIVGIIPSVENMPGGESYRPGDIIKLYSGKTAEILNTDAEGRIILSDALSFGEKQYSPKAIIDFATLTGACIIALGTNVAGIISNDEKLTQKIIESSKRTTEEVWELPLNNDYMDMIKSDVADMKNVGIGRAAGTITAAAFLRNAIGDTPWVHIDIAGVAWTQVATKDKPYNPKGATGFGVRLILDYLQNI